Proteins encoded by one window of Ulvibacter sp. MAR_2010_11:
- a CDS encoding RluA family pseudouridine synthase → MKTLSTSKNLQVLYEDNHLIVINKRPGDIVQGDKTGDNPLSEIVKLYIAEKYDKPGAVFLGVVHRLDRPTSGIVMFARTSKALTRLNKLFSERETQKTYWAVVKNVPPKVTDKLVHFLKRNTKQNKSYAHTKEVPDSKKAILSYTVTKELNSYFLLEINLETGRHHQIRSQLTAIGSPVKGDLKYGFDRSNKDGSIHLHARKLQFVHPVQKEEITIIAPPPSDPIWNACI, encoded by the coding sequence ATTAAAACACTAAGTACTTCCAAAAATCTTCAGGTATTGTATGAGGACAATCACTTGATTGTCATCAACAAACGCCCGGGAGATATTGTACAGGGTGATAAAACCGGGGACAATCCCCTTTCAGAAATTGTAAAACTTTACATCGCCGAAAAATACGACAAGCCCGGTGCCGTTTTTTTAGGAGTGGTACACAGGCTTGATCGACCTACGAGTGGTATTGTTATGTTTGCAAGGACTTCGAAAGCACTTACAAGATTAAATAAATTGTTTTCAGAAAGGGAAACGCAAAAAACCTATTGGGCCGTTGTCAAAAATGTCCCTCCCAAAGTCACAGATAAACTGGTCCATTTTCTGAAACGCAATACAAAGCAAAACAAATCGTACGCCCATACAAAAGAAGTCCCGGACAGCAAAAAGGCAATCTTAAGTTATACTGTCACCAAAGAATTAAACTCTTACTTTCTCCTTGAAATTAATCTGGAAACGGGTAGACATCACCAAATTCGGAGTCAGTTGACAGCTATTGGCAGTCCCGTAAAAGGGGATTTAAAATACGGATTCGACAGAAGTAATAAAGACGGAAGTATTCACCTGCATGCAAGAAAATTACAATTTGTACATCCTGTACAAAAAGAAGAAATAACAATTATAGCACCTCCTCCTAGCGACCCTATTTGGAATGCCTGTATTTAA
- a CDS encoding response regulator transcription factor — protein sequence MPTTKFTKEHTIAIVDDHLLFAGSLEKLIDSFDGFKVLYHVKNGVELQQKIKSNSQLPDIVLLDINMPVMDGFETVEWLTENQPSIMVLALSMDDDERTILKMLRRGAKGYLLKDIHPDNLQEALHEVMEKGYYHSEKVANTLLHSLQPGLLNNELVLKENEITFLQLACSEMTYKEIAGIMNLSPKTIDGYRQDLFQKLSVKNRVGLVIYALKNNIISI from the coding sequence ATGCCCACGACAAAATTCACTAAGGAGCATACAATTGCCATTGTAGACGACCACTTGCTTTTTGCAGGTTCTTTAGAAAAATTAATTGATTCATTTGATGGGTTTAAGGTATTGTACCATGTAAAAAATGGTGTCGAGCTCCAACAAAAGATAAAAAGCAATTCACAACTCCCGGATATTGTACTTCTAGACATAAATATGCCGGTTATGGATGGTTTTGAAACAGTGGAATGGCTCACTGAAAATCAACCTAGCATAATGGTGTTGGCACTTTCCATGGACGATGACGAACGGACCATCTTAAAAATGTTGAGAAGAGGAGCGAAGGGTTATTTGCTGAAAGACATTCACCCCGATAATTTGCAGGAAGCCTTACATGAAGTTATGGAAAAAGGGTACTACCATTCCGAAAAGGTTGCCAATACTTTATTACATTCTTTACAACCAGGTCTGTTAAATAATGAACTTGTATTAAAGGAGAATGAAATAACATTCTTGCAACTGGCCTGTAGCGAAATGACCTATAAGGAAATTGCCGGAATCATGAATTTAAGCCCGAAAACCATCGACGGCTATCGTCAGGATCTGTTTCAAAAGTTAAGTGTAAAAAACAGAGTAGGGCTTGTAATTTATGCTTTAAAAAACAACATTATCTCTATTTAA